Proteins encoded within one genomic window of Couchioplanes caeruleus:
- a CDS encoding tyrosine-type recombinase/integrase yields the protein MASIETRKTKGKLTRYRVKWRTGGTRAGAWDGTTSDAYTDAKRFKALVEVHGHQWPPAEDLIAQGFAYLVPGADAASATTDPVEPPAIVTFETFALDYLERLVKPNPETKRKYLERLRVHVFPVLGERPIAEITRREMRLWQEGLVAKKLAAKTIQNIRGETVSPIFEAACLPGEDDEPPLRTYNPLKGLALPQRIRPPREIVEDQREARLVIEAAYEIDPNAADLMLTLLATGMRWGETAGLPVQAVNVERGTVSIMQVLRREHFQWKVIPQPKTKDGYREIPVPAQVMKVIAARCGSRDRDAFVFTAPMGGHWLHDNFYDDRWKKIRTLAEANGLRKRRTMYGLRHSLLTWLASEGVDLTTLRTIAGHKRVSTTFDIYVHSTRRHHPKVKQAISDLMGLEAGPFTSQPHAAEDHRPGR from the coding sequence ATGGCCTCCATCGAGACCCGGAAGACGAAGGGCAAGCTCACCCGCTACCGGGTGAAATGGCGCACGGGAGGAACCCGAGCCGGCGCCTGGGACGGCACGACCTCCGACGCGTACACCGACGCGAAGCGGTTCAAGGCGTTGGTGGAGGTGCATGGGCACCAGTGGCCGCCGGCCGAGGATTTGATCGCCCAAGGCTTCGCCTACCTGGTCCCCGGTGCGGACGCGGCGTCAGCCACCACGGACCCGGTAGAACCACCAGCAATCGTGACCTTCGAGACGTTCGCCTTGGACTACCTCGAGCGATTGGTCAAGCCGAACCCGGAGACCAAGCGCAAGTACCTCGAGCGCTTGCGCGTGCACGTCTTCCCGGTGCTGGGCGAGCGGCCCATCGCGGAGATCACCCGGCGGGAAATGCGCCTCTGGCAGGAAGGACTAGTGGCGAAGAAGCTGGCGGCCAAAACCATCCAGAACATCCGCGGGGAGACGGTGTCACCCATCTTCGAGGCCGCCTGCCTGCCCGGCGAAGACGACGAGCCACCCTTGCGCACCTATAACCCGCTCAAAGGGCTTGCCCTGCCGCAGCGGATCCGGCCCCCACGCGAGATCGTCGAGGACCAGCGCGAGGCCCGACTCGTCATCGAGGCTGCATACGAGATCGACCCGAACGCCGCCGACCTCATGCTGACACTGCTGGCGACGGGCATGCGCTGGGGTGAGACGGCCGGCCTTCCGGTGCAAGCGGTGAATGTCGAACGAGGCACCGTCAGCATCATGCAGGTGCTGCGCCGCGAACACTTCCAGTGGAAGGTCATCCCTCAGCCGAAAACCAAGGACGGCTACCGCGAAATTCCGGTGCCGGCCCAGGTCATGAAGGTCATCGCCGCGCGCTGCGGCAGCCGGGACCGCGACGCGTTCGTGTTCACCGCCCCGATGGGCGGGCACTGGCTCCACGACAACTTCTACGACGACCGCTGGAAGAAGATCCGCACCCTCGCCGAGGCCAACGGGCTGCGCAAACGGAGGACGATGTACGGGCTGCGGCACTCGCTGCTGACCTGGCTGGCCTCCGAAGGCGTCGACCTGACGACACTGCGCACGATCGCCGGACACAAACGCGTCAGCACGACCTTCGACATCTACGTCCACAGCACCCGCCGACACCACCCGAAGGTCAAGCAGGCCATCTCCGACCTGATGGGACTCGAGGCCGGTCCGTTCACGTCGCAACCCCACGCCGCTGAGGACCACCGGCCTGGCCGATAG
- a CDS encoding helix-turn-helix domain-containing protein — protein sequence MEKQYTAILRVAESTLRRWVSDGLVPCHRAGRLVRFTEADLTAMLKPSPAVVAGRHARRAGRRQRR from the coding sequence ATGGAGAAGCAGTACACCGCGATCCTGCGGGTTGCCGAAAGCACTCTCCGACGGTGGGTTTCGGACGGGCTAGTGCCATGCCATCGTGCTGGCCGACTGGTGCGCTTCACAGAAGCTGATCTGACGGCGATGTTGAAGCCGTCGCCGGCCGTCGTTGCGGGCAGGCATGCACGTCGTGCGGGTCGCAGGCAGCGACGATGA
- a CDS encoding alpha/beta hydrolase, translating to MGGTYGAEMARRGIIGLAIDYRNYGQSNGAIRQYEDPDSKAVDLSSALSYLRSRQDVSGAGLLGICTSGTAVIHAAADDHSVAAVATVAGPFWEPILWTGVQRRLAAGEAARKKYEQTGVVDMVPAYHPINPRAVNTVPMPYYLTARRGKVSEWRNEFAVMAYADMLKADAVTKAAKVVALTLMIHTKLTAASGQSTKVHDRLAGQKELH from the coding sequence ATGGGCGGCACCTACGGCGCAGAGATGGCCCGCCGCGGCATCATCGGCCTCGCCATCGACTACCGCAACTACGGCCAGAGCAACGGCGCCATCCGCCAGTACGAGGACCCCGACAGCAAGGCCGTCGACCTCTCCAGCGCGCTGAGCTACCTGCGAAGCCGGCAGGACGTCTCCGGAGCGGGACTCTTGGGCATCTGCACGTCGGGAACCGCCGTCATCCACGCTGCGGCCGACGACCACAGCGTCGCCGCCGTAGCCACTGTCGCAGGGCCGTTCTGGGAGCCGATCCTGTGGACCGGCGTCCAGCGCCGTCTGGCCGCCGGCGAGGCAGCGAGGAAGAAGTACGAGCAGACCGGCGTCGTGGACATGGTGCCGGCATATCACCCCATCAACCCGCGGGCGGTGAACACCGTCCCGATGCCTTACTACCTCACCGCCCGGCGCGGAAAGGTGTCCGAGTGGCGCAATGAGTTCGCGGTCATGGCCTACGCCGACATGCTCAAGGCCGACGCCGTGACGAAAGCCGCGAAGGTCGTCGCCCTCACGCTCATGATCCACACCAAGTTGACGGCAGCTTCCGGCCAGTCCACGAAGGTGCACGACCGGCTCGCAGGTCAGAAGGAGTTGCACTAG
- a CDS encoding S1 family peptidase: MVLVTLMSSNQALADPITVPAPEATPVSDVQRARESIDYLMATYQVSQDEALRRLRLQERADDLVDAVRASVGEELLDFRIDQKDGGKFVFLTSKPDIASRALASVGGGSADAEVVRSKHSAAELEAARSAVAKRLSDKPAVEVWTDPATETIRVRYSGTDRRTASQVRTSAGRVAGDDDVVVAVDTSGPPPRGEQKFCDSPLSCGQGAAGGMRMHIRRDDGTWGSCTAGFNVRGSNGWVYLLTAGHCVEGKHKKKRQYAYHAGLPLVWEKARDGFDEHDPTAPTDSRYFKNDPGGNFLDYALLPYQTDGMNWSSYWSNGRTAHNHVVSQCVNPFADGCVGGNFGITDVVRDWESVPVGAVLCATGTGTGVLYPENVGYTHGTRCGIVQNKTMNDYSNEGGGRGIKVDICGRPGDSGGPLFSQLRGRAYGILSGGPPESGPCRTNGPPEYGVYSLVTDALADLKERTDITFNIITTVNG; this comes from the coding sequence ATGGTCCTCGTCACGCTGATGTCCAGCAATCAGGCGTTGGCCGATCCCATCACCGTCCCGGCACCAGAAGCGACTCCGGTCTCCGACGTGCAGCGGGCTCGGGAATCCATCGACTACCTCATGGCCACCTACCAGGTGTCGCAGGACGAAGCGTTGCGGCGTCTTCGGTTGCAGGAGCGGGCGGACGACTTGGTGGACGCGGTCCGTGCATCGGTGGGCGAGGAGTTGTTGGACTTCCGGATCGATCAGAAGGACGGCGGCAAGTTCGTCTTCCTCACCAGCAAGCCGGACATCGCCAGTCGGGCGCTCGCGTCGGTTGGCGGCGGCTCCGCCGATGCCGAGGTGGTGCGGAGCAAGCATTCGGCGGCGGAACTGGAGGCCGCCAGATCCGCCGTGGCGAAGCGGCTATCCGACAAACCCGCCGTCGAAGTATGGACCGACCCGGCGACGGAAACCATCCGGGTCAGATATTCGGGTACGGACCGGCGGACCGCTTCGCAGGTGCGGACGTCGGCCGGAAGAGTGGCGGGCGACGACGACGTCGTCGTCGCTGTCGACACTTCGGGACCGCCGCCGAGGGGCGAGCAGAAGTTCTGCGACAGCCCGCTGAGCTGTGGCCAGGGAGCCGCCGGCGGCATGCGCATGCACATCCGCCGGGACGACGGCACGTGGGGCTCGTGCACCGCCGGTTTCAACGTGCGCGGCAGCAACGGCTGGGTCTACCTGCTGACCGCAGGGCACTGCGTGGAAGGCAAGCACAAGAAGAAGCGTCAGTACGCCTACCACGCCGGCCTCCCGCTGGTGTGGGAGAAGGCCAGGGACGGATTTGACGAGCATGATCCGACCGCACCGACGGACAGCCGGTACTTCAAGAACGATCCGGGCGGGAATTTCCTCGACTACGCACTACTGCCGTACCAGACCGACGGCATGAACTGGAGCAGCTACTGGTCCAACGGACGCACCGCGCACAACCACGTCGTGTCCCAGTGCGTGAACCCCTTCGCCGACGGGTGCGTAGGAGGAAACTTCGGGATTACCGACGTCGTCCGTGATTGGGAAAGCGTTCCGGTGGGAGCCGTGCTGTGCGCCACCGGCACCGGCACCGGCGTCCTCTATCCCGAGAACGTCGGGTACACCCATGGCACTCGCTGCGGCATCGTCCAGAACAAGACCATGAACGACTATTCCAACGAGGGTGGCGGGAGAGGCATCAAGGTAGATATCTGTGGTCGCCCCGGTGACAGCGGCGGGCCCTTGTTCAGCCAGCTCAGGGGCAGGGCTTACGGCATTCTGTCAGGCGGGCCCCCGGAATCCGGCCCGTGCCGGACGAATGGGCCGCCCGAGTACGGCGTCTACTCGTTGGTAACGGACGCCCTCGCCGACCTCAAGGAACGAACCGACATCACCTTCAATATAATCACGACGGTCAACGGCTAA
- a CDS encoding peptidase inhibitor family I36 protein codes for MKVKSMVRGWGRHLVLGTTLAITGAVAIVYIAGPARAAESRMLIGEGWQSCPAGYVCLWAFSDYTGRGYAFFNSEVDYATLPSPFNGIQDDSRSFYNNGNTSDVRFYRANQFGQDWLELCKQTGIPKLPPTTDLPTTSALPGADTEPGRGWLDVVSSHRFGEWC; via the coding sequence ATGAAAGTCAAATCAATGGTACGCGGCTGGGGCCGCCACCTCGTGCTCGGAACAACCCTTGCCATTACCGGGGCAGTGGCCATCGTCTACATCGCTGGCCCAGCCCGGGCGGCCGAGTCCCGGATGCTGATCGGTGAGGGATGGCAGAGTTGCCCGGCCGGATACGTCTGCCTCTGGGCCTTCTCCGACTACACCGGCAGGGGATACGCCTTCTTCAACAGCGAAGTCGACTACGCAACCCTGCCCTCCCCGTTCAACGGCATCCAGGATGACTCCCGGTCGTTCTACAACAATGGCAACACCAGCGACGTCAGATTCTACCGCGCCAATCAGTTCGGCCAAGACTGGCTAGAACTGTGCAAACAGACCGGCATTCCGAAGCTTCCACCTACCACGGATCTCCCCACAACGAGCGCGCTTCCCGGCGCGGACACTGAGCCGGGCCGCGGGTGGCTAGACGTCGTCTCGAGCCACCGATTCGGGGAGTGGTGCTAA
- a CDS encoding helix-turn-helix domain-containing protein: protein MPRPERALGDTGDPLVEFAAGLRKLREKAGSPSYRSLAVLANFSAATLATAAAGRKLPTLQVTRAYVRACGGDVAEWEGRWRVLAGADRPEPSEPVDGPAERSTHGWAGCSTTPAARAGRSRCPSCGCGRSIGGRRRRPSGPYRQC from the coding sequence ATGCCGCGGCCCGAGCGTGCGTTAGGTGACACCGGTGACCCGCTCGTCGAGTTCGCGGCCGGTCTGCGAAAGCTGCGGGAGAAGGCGGGGAGTCCGTCGTACCGGTCGCTGGCTGTCCTGGCGAACTTCTCCGCGGCGACGCTCGCCACGGCCGCGGCCGGGCGTAAGTTGCCGACGCTGCAGGTGACCCGGGCGTATGTCCGGGCGTGCGGTGGTGACGTCGCGGAGTGGGAGGGTCGCTGGCGCGTACTCGCGGGGGCGGACCGTCCCGAGCCGAGTGAGCCCGTCGACGGCCCCGCCGAACGCTCTACCCACGGCTGGGCCGGCTGCTCGACAACACCAGCTGCCCGAGCTGGGCGCAGCCGGTGTCCATCATGTGGCTGCGGGCGATCGATCGGCGGCCGCCGACGAAGGCCGAGCGGCCCCTACCGCCAGTGCTGA
- a CDS encoding RICIN domain-containing protein codes for MKRILSLITTVVLASGVAVALSTMLTGPAAATPAPGPIPRTVERAQASAFAGIQLRNANSNLCLVSRAGSGERPVVQSTCANPPTYWADQYWEYIYPDRLNNPGYVRVRNVALGLCLTARGAAETAAVTTTCGSGWAWPDQIWRLTYVPRWNADRIQNLSSGNCLAARGSGESLAVVTTCNDGWIDQHWR; via the coding sequence ATGAAACGGATTTTGTCGCTCATTACTACAGTGGTGCTTGCCTCGGGAGTTGCCGTAGCCCTGTCCACCATGCTGACCGGCCCCGCGGCGGCCACTCCAGCGCCCGGCCCGATCCCGCGTACGGTCGAGCGCGCGCAGGCATCGGCGTTCGCGGGTATTCAGCTGCGCAACGCCAATTCGAACCTTTGCCTGGTATCGCGCGCCGGCAGCGGCGAACGCCCGGTGGTGCAGAGCACGTGTGCGAACCCACCCACGTACTGGGCGGACCAGTACTGGGAGTACATCTACCCGGATCGGCTCAACAACCCTGGATACGTTCGAGTCCGTAACGTGGCACTCGGCCTGTGTCTCACCGCCCGAGGGGCGGCTGAGACTGCTGCGGTGACCACCACATGCGGCAGCGGATGGGCTTGGCCGGATCAGATTTGGCGGCTGACGTACGTGCCGCGGTGGAACGCCGACCGGATCCAGAACCTCTCCTCCGGCAACTGCCTGGCGGCCCGCGGCAGCGGAGAGTCCCTCGCCGTCGTGACCACGTGCAATGACGGCTGGATCGATCAGCACTGGCGGTAG
- a CDS encoding ATP-binding protein: MPRPERALGDTGDPLVEFAAGLRKLREKAGSPSYRSLAVLANFSAATLAAAAAGRKLPTLQVTRAYVRACGGDVAEWEGRWRVLAGADRPEPGEPVDGSPPYVGLAPFQQGDAELFFGRGQLVADLVRRVSQHRLVVVFGPSGVGKSSLVRAGLMASMSQPAVLMVAGEHPLTDLALHLAVLARVPAGALLDDLTKDPSHAELVVRQALLTETAELLLVVDQFENVFSASVPDGERTAFFAALVALCRADSRTRVVLAVRADHYPRFAEYPDLLAAMQDGQLLVGGMSPAELREAVVKPADRVGARIEGALVSTIVAEVAGRPGALPLASHALLEAWRRRRGTTITLDGYQAAGGVDGAVAATAEGVYRGLDDQERTAVRRLLLRMIDLDDLDGVRGRRVPRSQIDAADLVDRLVDARLLTTDHGSVELAHESLIRAWPRLRRWVEQDRATLRAHRHLADSAAVWQELGYDQGTLYRGNRLAQTRQWTASPSWRSALSPLERRFVDESIRHDAAETYRQGRHRLRRRWLSSVLVGLLTLVTVAGGASMIDPLRCDRDAVGLLDVRTGLLVAAEDGYQGLDAGLLRARTRPDTYGTWEQFQICRLPRQPENFLLRGFAANKRFVSTRPRLPGDAALRLSAATKGPYEWLKAVPATEGEVTLFSIGRNHYLSARRNGPRRYTGLLEATASSAADATSFRLTPLP; encoded by the coding sequence ATGCCGCGGCCTGAGCGTGCGTTAGGTGACACCGGTGACCCGCTCGTCGAGTTCGCGGCCGGTCTGCGAAAGCTGCGGGAGAAGGCGGGGAGTCCGTCGTACCGGTCGCTGGCTGTCCTGGCGAACTTCTCCGCGGCGACGCTCGCGGCGGCCGCGGCCGGGCGTAAGTTGCCGACGCTGCAGGTGACCCGGGCGTATGTCCGGGCGTGCGGTGGTGACGTCGCGGAGTGGGAGGGTCGCTGGCGCGTACTCGCGGGGGCGGACCGTCCCGAGCCGGGTGAGCCCGTCGACGGCTCCCCGCCGTACGTCGGGCTGGCGCCCTTTCAGCAGGGTGACGCCGAGCTCTTCTTCGGGCGGGGGCAGCTCGTCGCTGACCTCGTGCGGCGGGTGTCGCAGCACCGGTTGGTCGTGGTGTTCGGGCCGTCGGGCGTCGGCAAGTCCTCGCTGGTGCGGGCCGGGCTGATGGCGTCCATGTCCCAACCGGCGGTCCTGATGGTCGCGGGCGAGCACCCGCTGACCGATCTCGCGCTGCATCTGGCCGTCCTGGCCCGGGTCCCGGCCGGTGCGCTGCTCGACGACCTGACCAAGGATCCGTCACACGCCGAGCTGGTGGTGCGGCAGGCATTGCTCACGGAGACCGCCGAGTTGCTGCTGGTGGTCGACCAGTTCGAGAACGTGTTCTCGGCCTCCGTACCGGACGGTGAGCGGACGGCCTTCTTCGCCGCCCTGGTGGCTCTGTGCCGGGCGGACAGCAGGACACGCGTGGTCCTGGCGGTACGCGCCGATCACTACCCGCGGTTCGCGGAGTACCCGGACCTGCTCGCCGCGATGCAGGACGGACAGCTGCTGGTAGGCGGGATGAGCCCGGCCGAGTTGCGCGAGGCCGTCGTGAAACCGGCCGACCGCGTCGGGGCGCGGATCGAGGGCGCCCTGGTCTCCACGATCGTGGCCGAGGTGGCGGGCCGGCCCGGAGCGCTTCCGCTGGCCTCGCACGCGTTGCTCGAGGCGTGGCGGCGGCGTCGCGGCACCACGATCACGCTGGACGGTTACCAGGCGGCGGGCGGGGTGGACGGCGCGGTCGCGGCGACCGCCGAGGGCGTCTACCGCGGCCTCGACGACCAGGAGCGCACGGCGGTTCGCCGGCTGCTGCTGCGGATGATCGACCTCGACGACCTGGATGGGGTGCGGGGCCGGCGGGTGCCGCGCTCGCAGATCGACGCGGCGGATCTGGTCGACCGGCTGGTGGATGCGCGGCTACTCACCACCGACCACGGCAGCGTCGAACTGGCGCACGAGTCGCTGATCCGGGCATGGCCGCGGCTGCGACGGTGGGTGGAGCAGGACCGCGCGACGCTGCGCGCGCATCGGCACCTCGCGGACTCCGCGGCCGTTTGGCAGGAACTCGGGTACGACCAGGGCACTCTCTACCGAGGCAACCGGCTGGCGCAGACCCGGCAGTGGACCGCGTCGCCGTCGTGGCGGTCGGCGCTGAGCCCGCTGGAGCGCCGGTTCGTCGACGAGAGCATCCGCCACGACGCGGCCGAGACGTATCGTCAGGGCCGCCACCGGTTGCGCCGGCGCTGGCTGTCGTCGGTTCTAGTCGGCTTGCTGACGCTGGTCACCGTCGCCGGCGGCGCATCGATGATCGACCCTTTGCGCTGCGACCGAGACGCCGTGGGGCTACTCGACGTGCGGACCGGTCTGCTGGTGGCCGCCGAAGACGGCTACCAGGGGCTGGACGCGGGACTGTTGCGGGCCAGGACGCGTCCCGACACCTACGGCACCTGGGAGCAGTTCCAGATATGCCGCCTCCCGCGACAGCCGGAGAACTTCCTGCTGAGAGGGTTCGCCGCGAACAAGCGCTTCGTGTCGACGCGGCCGCGATTGCCGGGCGACGCGGCGCTGCGGCTGTCCGCAGCCACCAAGGGTCCGTACGAATGGCTGAAGGCCGTCCCGGCCACCGAGGGCGAGGTCACGCTGTTCTCGATCGGCCGCAACCACTACCTGTCAGCCCGCCGCAACGGCCCGCGCAGATACACCGGCCTACTGGAGGCAACCGCCTCGTCAGCCGCGGACGCCACCAGCTTCCGCCTCACTCCCCTGCCGTGA
- a CDS encoding DUF6262 family protein — protein sequence MKAARTALAAARAGDAARRHDRVQQALTALTEAAHDITVSSVARAARVHHSFIYRHPELRAAVEQAQRNTASPTVGATSAAWIHTELANAQAQNARLVKQVKLLENRLSDALGVQAHQVSGIGAPDKTAQLEYRCLELEQRVRDLTNQLEERTDELDAARAANRNLMTLLNRSPS from the coding sequence ATGAAGGCGGCCCGTACCGCGCTCGCCGCAGCCCGCGCCGGCGACGCCGCCCGGCGCCACGACCGGGTACAGCAAGCCCTCACCGCCCTCACCGAGGCCGCACACGACATCACCGTCTCCTCCGTGGCACGAGCCGCCCGCGTCCACCACTCCTTCATCTACCGCCATCCGGAGCTACGCGCCGCTGTTGAGCAAGCCCAACGGAACACGGCCAGCCCAACAGTCGGCGCCACCTCCGCAGCTTGGATACACACCGAGCTGGCAAACGCCCAAGCCCAGAACGCCCGCCTCGTCAAGCAGGTCAAGCTGCTGGAGAACAGGCTCTCCGACGCGCTCGGCGTCCAAGCCCACCAAGTCAGCGGCATCGGCGCCCCAGACAAGACCGCCCAACTGGAATATCGGTGCCTCGAACTCGAACAACGCGTCCGCGACTTAACCAACCAACTCGAAGAACGCACCGATGAACTCGACGCAGCCCGAGCAGCCAACCGCAACCTCATGACGCTGCTCAACCGGTCACCGAGTTGA
- a CDS encoding tyrosine-type recombinase/integrase: MALLSESLRLYRRDSGAEPSELGRGDILAFLTRLSHLHQTGTLTATQHVKIVRHVKAVLTTCRDAGLTKPEKPMAGLPGEFSIRRGDLPATPPGKQSWRALPPSVFHALIAGLPELEKQIAREFRVAVELLMDTGRRPDEICQLPLQCLDQDADGNDVLVYTDFKANRIGRRLPITASTAQLIRDQQQRTRDRFPNIPDRQLVLLPAKQRNSHGARAIRATTLTQAHRLRVDSLPAPTLPDGTAFPREYLVPYAYRHSYAQRHADAGTPMDVLRDLMGHRSTETTQIYYRITEKRTRKAVDQLAAHQYDGTGQHLAREVTRLLDSERARRGVGQVAVPFGVCAEPSTVKAGGTACPYRLRCLGCGHFRTDASYLPELRSYLDRLLAERERVLATTDLDDWARAEATPSDTEITKVRHLIRRVETDLANLTDEEQAHIKLACATVRQVRQHVSLGMPSVLAPTADLPGPGRRP, translated from the coding sequence ATGGCGCTGCTCTCCGAGAGCCTGCGGCTGTATCGCCGTGACTCGGGCGCCGAGCCCAGCGAGCTGGGGCGCGGCGACATCCTGGCGTTCCTGACCCGCCTCAGCCACCTCCACCAGACCGGCACGCTCACCGCGACCCAGCACGTCAAGATCGTGCGACACGTCAAGGCCGTCCTGACGACCTGTCGCGACGCCGGGCTCACCAAACCGGAAAAACCCATGGCCGGGTTACCGGGCGAGTTCTCGATACGCCGCGGCGACCTCCCAGCCACCCCCCCCGGCAAGCAGTCCTGGCGGGCGCTGCCTCCCTCCGTCTTCCATGCCCTCATCGCGGGGCTGCCGGAGCTGGAGAAACAGATCGCGCGGGAGTTCCGCGTGGCCGTGGAGCTTCTCATGGACACCGGGCGCCGGCCCGACGAGATCTGCCAGCTACCCCTGCAATGCCTAGACCAGGACGCCGACGGCAACGACGTGCTGGTCTACACCGACTTCAAAGCCAACCGGATCGGGCGACGCCTCCCGATCACCGCCAGTACCGCCCAGTTGATCCGCGATCAGCAGCAGCGCACCCGAGACCGGTTCCCGAACATCCCTGACCGGCAGCTGGTCCTGCTGCCCGCCAAGCAGCGCAACTCGCATGGCGCCCGAGCGATCAGAGCGACGACCCTCACCCAGGCGCACCGGCTACGGGTCGACAGCCTTCCCGCACCGACGCTGCCCGACGGCACCGCCTTTCCCCGCGAATACCTCGTCCCCTACGCCTACCGCCACAGCTACGCCCAGCGGCACGCCGACGCCGGCACCCCCATGGACGTCCTGCGCGATCTCATGGGTCACCGATCGACCGAAACCACGCAGATCTACTACCGGATCACCGAGAAGCGCACCCGCAAAGCCGTCGACCAGCTCGCGGCCCACCAGTACGACGGCACCGGCCAGCATCTGGCCCGAGAAGTCACCCGGCTCCTCGACAGCGAACGCGCCCGCCGCGGCGTCGGCCAGGTCGCCGTCCCGTTCGGCGTCTGCGCCGAACCCTCCACCGTGAAAGCCGGCGGCACCGCATGCCCCTACCGCCTGCGATGCCTCGGCTGCGGCCACTTCCGCACCGACGCCTCCTACCTCCCCGAACTACGGAGCTACCTCGACCGGCTCCTCGCCGAACGCGAACGCGTCCTCGCCACCACCGACCTCGACGACTGGGCCCGCGCTGAAGCCACCCCCAGCGACACCGAGATCACCAAAGTCCGCCACCTCATCCGCCGAGTCGAAACCGACCTCGCCAACCTCACCGACGAAGAACAAGCCCACATCAAGCTCGCCTGCGCCACCGTCCGGCAAGTCCGCCAACACGTCTCCCTCGGCATGCCCAGCGTCCTCGCACCCACGGCCGATCTACCCGGACCAGGCCGGCGCCCATGA